Proteins encoded within one genomic window of Thioploca ingrica:
- a CDS encoding acriflavin resistance protein: MNVSAWSIRHPVPAILLFILLTFLGVQGFRALGVQNFPDVDFPTIIVTATLEGADPAQLESEVARKIENQLATLTGVKHIRTILTDSVATIYTEFDINKNTETALNDVRNAIDSIRANLPATMNDPVVSKITTAGGALVTFTVASSNMDEEALSWFVDNDITRALMAVKGVGNVSRVGGVNREVRIDLDATLMAGLGVTAVDVSNRLGQVQQDASGGRGDVGGGIQSVRTLGRVGTAAELAALEIPLSNGRPVRLDQIARIHDTIAERSTYALLDGKPVVGFQITRVRGASEVAVVEAVRKKVAQFAAAHPQFTIAEAYNTVERIKANYTGSMHLLFEGATLAILVVLLFLRDWRATLVSAVALPLAIIPTFAAMYYFGFSLNILTLLALALVVGVLVDDAIVEVENIERHLRMGKTPYQAAMDAADEIGLAVIATTFTLIAVFLPTSFMGGVPGKFFEPFGITAAVSVFFSLAVARLLTPMMAAYLLKPKPHKSRNDAWLMRVYLWISSWCLKLRYLTLFSAIALFIASLQILPLLPKGFVPPADTALTSVSLELQPGSTLDDTFAVTEQARKLLAPLRDVKQVFTLVGSSSSVSSGPFQEGGGADVRKAVLALTLTTREERTRTQTEVERDIRAQLQPLPGARYTVGAGGAGDKMQVVLASDDGALLQNAARQVERELRTLSGIGNVVSGASLQRPEIHIIPDFARAAELGINTEMLGSIVRVATNGDFSTRLPKLNLPQRQIPIRVQFDLAVRQDLESIRQLRITGRNGAVPLAAVAEVSLGSGPARIDRYDRMRNISIDVELNGLPVGKVMAETDKLATLSALPPGVYRQSSGDAERMAELFGGFGGAMLIGVMLIYIVLVLLFHDFLQPITILAALPLSVGGAFLALLLTGNSFSMPAVIGLLMLMGIVTKNSILLVDYAVMARREHGLNRFDALMDACHKRVRPIVMTTIAMGAGMMPTALGLAADPSFRAPMAIVVIGGLLASTFLSLLVIPVVFTFIDDLLRLFRKLTRRGRNQHVSPR, from the coding sequence ATGAATGTTTCCGCCTGGTCAATTCGCCATCCGGTTCCAGCCATTTTATTGTTTATCCTGCTCACGTTTCTGGGGGTACAGGGTTTTCGCGCGTTGGGCGTACAGAATTTCCCCGATGTTGATTTTCCAACGATTATCGTGACCGCCACGCTGGAAGGCGCAGATCCAGCGCAATTGGAAAGCGAGGTGGCGCGCAAAATTGAAAATCAACTGGCGACACTCACGGGCGTAAAACACATTCGCACAATTTTAACCGATAGTGTGGCAACGATTTATACCGAATTTGACATCAATAAAAACACCGAAACCGCGCTCAATGATGTGCGCAACGCCATTGATAGCATTCGCGCCAATTTGCCAGCCACGATGAATGATCCAGTGGTGTCCAAAATCACGACCGCCGGTGGCGCGTTGGTGACGTTTACGGTCGCCTCGTCCAATATGGATGAAGAGGCGCTGTCGTGGTTTGTGGATAATGACATCACCCGCGCCCTGATGGCGGTCAAAGGGGTGGGCAATGTGTCGCGGGTGGGCGGCGTGAACCGCGAAGTGCGCATTGACCTGGATGCAACGCTCATGGCGGGCCTGGGTGTGACCGCTGTGGATGTATCCAATCGGCTGGGGCAAGTGCAGCAAGATGCGTCGGGCGGGCGCGGCGACGTGGGGGGTGGCATTCAATCGGTGCGCACCCTGGGGCGCGTGGGCACAGCGGCAGAATTAGCCGCGCTGGAAATTCCGCTCAGCAACGGGCGGCCGGTGCGCCTGGATCAGATTGCCCGGATTCACGACACCATTGCCGAGCGCAGCACCTACGCGCTGCTTGACGGCAAGCCGGTGGTGGGCTTTCAGATTACGCGGGTGCGCGGCGCAAGCGAAGTCGCGGTGGTCGAGGCTGTGCGCAAAAAAGTTGCGCAATTCGCCGCTGCGCATCCGCAGTTCACCATTGCCGAGGCCTATAACACGGTGGAGCGCATCAAAGCCAATTATACCGGCTCCATGCATTTATTATTTGAAGGCGCAACGCTGGCGATTTTAGTGGTGCTTTTGTTTTTGCGCGATTGGCGCGCTACGCTGGTGTCGGCTGTTGCCTTGCCGCTGGCGATCATTCCGACCTTTGCCGCCATGTATTATTTCGGCTTTTCGCTCAATATTCTCACCCTGCTCGCGTTGGCGCTGGTGGTGGGGGTGTTGGTAGACGACGCGATTGTGGAAGTGGAAAACATTGAACGTCATTTGCGCATGGGCAAAACGCCTTACCAGGCGGCGATGGACGCGGCGGATGAAATTGGCCTAGCGGTAATTGCCACTACCTTCACCTTAATTGCGGTCTTTTTGCCCACCTCTTTCATGGGCGGCGTGCCGGGCAAATTCTTTGAACCCTTTGGTATTACTGCCGCGGTGTCGGTGTTCTTTTCGCTGGCGGTGGCGCGGTTACTCACGCCCATGATGGCTGCTTACTTACTCAAACCTAAGCCGCATAAAAGCCGCAACGACGCTTGGCTCATGCGCGTTTACCTGTGGATTTCCAGTTGGTGTCTCAAACTGCGTTATTTGACCTTATTCTCGGCCATTGCGCTGTTTATAGCCTCGCTGCAAATCCTGCCCTTGTTGCCCAAAGGCTTTGTGCCACCTGCTGACACCGCGCTGACCTCGGTTTCGCTGGAATTGCAGCCGGGTAGCACGCTCGACGATACCTTTGCAGTGACCGAACAAGCGCGCAAGTTATTAGCGCCCCTGCGCGATGTCAAACAAGTTTTTACCCTGGTCGGCTCCAGCAGCAGCGTCAGCAGTGGCCCCTTTCAGGAAGGCGGTGGTGCGGACGTGCGCAAAGCCGTGCTGGCGCTGACCTTGACGACGCGTGAAGAGCGCACGCGCACGCAAACGGAGGTGGAGCGCGATATCCGCGCCCAGCTTCAACCTCTGCCCGGCGCGCGTTATACCGTTGGCGCCGGCGGCGCGGGCGACAAAATGCAGGTAGTGCTGGCGAGCGACGATGGCGCATTGCTGCAAAACGCAGCACGGCAGGTTGAACGCGAATTGCGCACCCTGTCAGGGATTGGCAACGTGGTGTCTGGCGCGAGTTTGCAACGCCCGGAAATTCACATTATCCCCGATTTTGCCCGCGCCGCAGAACTGGGCATCAACACGGAAATGCTGGGCAGCATCGTGCGTGTCGCCACCAACGGTGATTTTTCTACACGCCTGCCCAAACTCAACCTGCCGCAGCGGCAAATCCCCATTCGCGTGCAATTTGACCTGGCGGTGCGCCAAGACCTGGAGTCCATCCGCCAACTGCGCATTACCGGGCGCAACGGCGCAGTGCCCCTGGCGGCGGTCGCCGAAGTCAGCCTGGGCAGCGGCCCCGCGCGTATTGACCGCTACGACCGGATGCGCAACATCAGCATTGACGTTGAACTTAACGGCCTGCCGGTCGGCAAAGTGATGGCAGAAACGGACAAACTTGCCACCCTCAGTGCCCTACCGCCTGGCGTATACCGCCAAAGCTCCGGCGACGCTGAGCGCATGGCGGAACTGTTCGGCGGTTTTGGCGGTGCGATGCTCATTGGCGTGATGCTGATTTACATTGTGTTGGTGCTGTTGTTCCATGATTTCCTGCAACCAATCACCATTCTCGCGGCGTTGCCGCTGTCTGTGGGTGGTGCCTTTTTGGCGTTGCTGCTGACGGGCAATAGCTTCTCCATGCCTGCGGTGATTGGCTTACTCATGCTGATGGGGATTGTCACCAAAAACTCGATCCTGCTGGTGGATTATGCGGTAATGGCGCGGCGTGAACATGGCTTGAATCGCTTTGACGCGCTGATGGATGCCTGCCATAAGCGGGTGCGTCCGATTGTGATGACGACGATTGCGATGGGGGCTGGGATGATGCCGACAGCACTCGGACTTGCGGCTGACCCCAGCTTTCGCGCTCCTATGGCAATAGTCGTCATCGGCGGATTACTGGCTTCGACCTTTCTCAGTTTATTGGTCATTCCGGTGGTGTTTACGTTTATAGATGATTTGTTGCGGTTGTTTAGGAAACTGACGCGGCGTGGGAGAAACCAGCACGTGTCGCCCAGATAA